A stretch of the Aegilops tauschii subsp. strangulata cultivar AL8/78 chromosome 4, Aet v6.0, whole genome shotgun sequence genome encodes the following:
- the LOC141021666 gene encoding uncharacterized protein, translating into MAEEASAKRHCGQTSHQSGNLDVVHVPGQKREYTITLTGVELHGKETLEVVCTSEPDKADEMISRIRRSACGSYPHIMGVDVDFTKDDEPPQMAAILQISVEGLCLVYHIVAATKWDKLKLSGLEINPNKHIDIQRNWRVPYNGKPYDSLADVAASVIHPFYRKMKKKIDREADHKLWGDSPLPNYLIEYAAIDAYATYKSWKIIDNIKRDQEISKEQEADPYYHCHYAG; encoded by the exons ATGGCGGAGGAAGCGTCTGCCAAGCGTCATTGTGGCCAGACGTCCCACCAGAGCGGCAACCTCGACGTCGTTCACGTTCCCGGTCAGAAGCGCGAGTACACCATAACCCTCACAGGGGTTGAGCTCCATGGCAAGGAGACGCTGGAGGTCGTCTGCACCAGCGAACCAGACAAGGCCGACGAGATGATCTCTAGGATCAGGAGGAGTGCCTGCGGCTCGTACCCCCACATCATGGGCGTTGATGTGGATTTTACCAAAGATGATGAACCTCCGCAGATGGCAGCAATTCTGCAGATCAGCGTGGAGGGTCTCTGCCTCGTGTACCACATCGTTGCGGCCACAAAATG GGACAAGCTGAAGTTGTCTGGTTTGGAGATAAACCCCAACAAGCACATCGACATTCAGCGCAACTGGAGAGTTCCATACAATGGAAAACCGTACGACTCCTTGGCTGATGTTGCAGCCAGCGTCATCCACCCATTCTACAgaaagatgaagaagaagatcgaTAGGGAGGCAGACCATAAACTGTGGGGGGACAGCCCACTGCCAAATTACCTCATCGAGTACGCAGCAATAGATGCGTACGCCACCTACAAGTCGTGGAAGATAATCGACAACATCAAACGAGATCAGGAAATTTCAAAAGAGCAGGAAGCGGACCCCTACTACCACTGCCACTATGCGGGATGA